The following proteins are encoded in a genomic region of Pyrus communis chromosome 11, drPyrComm1.1, whole genome shotgun sequence:
- the LOC137708980 gene encoding secreted RxLR effector protein 161-like — protein sequence MVVRTLDAKRDHFRPNEDEDEILEPDVPYRSANGALLYLDQCTRRDISFAVNLLAIYSNVPTRRHWNGVKDIFHYLKGTMDLGLFYTHESLSVATLYGHQVGSPLIGYTDAGYLSDSHRARSQTGYVFIVGDTAISWRSTTQTPVATSSNYAEILALHEASCESFWLREVMEHVQSTSGLTSVIDLPTTIFEDNAACIEQLKKGYIKGDNTKHIAPKFFYSHQQQ from the coding sequence ATGGTCGTTCGGACtttagatgctaaacgagatcatTTCCGTCCAAATGAAGATGAGGAtgagattttggaacccgatGTTCCTTACCGAAGTGCAAAtggggctttattgtacttggatCAGTGCACTAGACGTGACATATCATTCGCTGTGAATCTATTGGCTATATACAGCAATGTGCCCACACGCAGGCattggaatggtgttaaagacattttccactacctcaagggtacaatggatttgggcttgttctataccCATGAATCTCTGAGTGTTGCCACCCTCTACGGTCATCAGGTTGGTTCTCCCCTTATTGGTTACACAGATGCTGGATATCTGTCTGACTCACATAgggcacgttctcaaacgggttatgtctttattgttggagacaccgctatatcttggaggtctaccacgCAAACGCCAGTTGCAACTTCGTCGAACTATGCTGAGATTCTCGCTCTGCATGAAGCATCATGTGAGTCTTTTTGGCTGAGAGAAGTTATGGAACATGTtcaaagcactagtggtcttacatcagtcattgaccttcctacgacgatctttgaagacaatgcagcatgtatcgagcagttGAAGAaaggatacatcaagggagacaacaccaaacatatagcaccgaagttcttttactcacacCAGCAGCAGTag